A section of the Paenibacillus odorifer genome encodes:
- a CDS encoding VOC family protein yields MSQEIWINLPVKDVERSTAFFNEIGFQAVSVGNERAKLVIGQTTILLFPDAAFEKFTGSKTADTSHSAEVIFSIGAESREEVDAFIQKAESAGGNIFGKPSETDGWMYGAGFADLDGHRWNLLYMDESKMPKR; encoded by the coding sequence ATGTCACAGGAGATTTGGATTAACCTGCCAGTCAAAGATGTTGAGAGGTCAACTGCCTTTTTCAATGAGATTGGATTCCAAGCGGTGAGTGTTGGTAACGAGAGAGCCAAGCTTGTTATAGGCCAAACAACAATTCTGCTGTTTCCGGATGCGGCGTTTGAGAAATTCACAGGTTCAAAGACCGCAGATACTTCCCATAGCGCTGAAGTAATATTCTCCATTGGTGCTGAAAGCAGAGAAGAAGTAGATGCCTTTATCCAAAAAGCAGAGTCTGCCGGAGGAAACATCTTTGGCAAGCCAAGTGAAACTGACGGCTGGATGTACGGCGCAGGATTTGCCGACCTGGACGGTCACCGCTGGAATCTGCTGTACATGGATGAGAGCAAAATGCCAAAACGCTAA
- a CDS encoding LysR family transcriptional regulator has protein sequence MENFIAVCEELHFTRAAEKLGISQPTLSQQIRALEDELGVPLFDRVGKKIVMTQAGNLFLEHCVQMIRHLQNTQDALAELRNDQRGRLVIGVLPSDLDYRLTPLLVNFHTRFPKVQLKVISSIYVLNQVLDNEVDIGIEIISAPDDRLVRIPLCSEEYVLVVSEKHDWAERSTIGIQELRNIQTVMFPEGFTGRELVDGYCRKYGFSLNTIMETSSATSIISLVKANVGGTLLPYPLIQAMNEPTLHCIRITDDPPYRHFEIIHRSDRFLTKSAKAFIEKTIEYFN, from the coding sequence ATGGAAAACTTCATTGCTGTGTGTGAGGAGCTTCATTTTACACGAGCAGCTGAGAAGCTTGGCATATCTCAGCCTACGTTGAGTCAACAAATACGCGCGCTCGAGGATGAACTCGGAGTTCCCTTATTTGACCGAGTCGGCAAAAAGATTGTGATGACTCAGGCCGGAAATCTCTTTCTGGAGCACTGTGTACAGATGATTCGGCATTTACAGAATACCCAGGATGCGTTAGCTGAATTACGCAATGATCAACGAGGGCGGTTGGTAATTGGTGTTCTCCCTTCCGATCTGGACTATCGGCTCACCCCATTACTCGTGAATTTTCATACGCGATTCCCTAAGGTGCAGCTGAAGGTTATCTCTTCGATCTACGTCTTGAATCAAGTACTGGATAATGAAGTAGACATCGGGATCGAGATCATTTCCGCTCCTGATGACCGGCTTGTACGCATTCCTTTGTGCAGTGAAGAATATGTACTTGTCGTTTCCGAGAAACATGATTGGGCTGAACGAAGCACAATTGGAATCCAGGAACTGCGTAATATCCAAACTGTAATGTTCCCCGAAGGATTTACAGGCAGAGAATTGGTTGATGGCTATTGCCGTAAATATGGCTTCAGCTTGAATACGATCATGGAGACCAGTTCGGCAACTTCCATTATTAGCTTGGTTAAAGCCAACGTCGGAGGAACATTGCTGCCTTATCCTCTGATCCAAGCGATGAATGAACCAACACTACACTGCATCCGAATTACAGACGATCCGCCATATCGTCACTTTGAGATCATTCATCGTTCCGACCGTTTTCTGACAAAATCGGCCAAGGCATTTATTGAGAAAACTATCGAGTATTTCAATTAA